The following are encoded in a window of Pseudalgibacter alginicilyticus genomic DNA:
- a CDS encoding SDR family oxidoreductase, protein MNLELHNKNALVCGSTSGIGKATAIALAKEGANITLVARNETKLKAVLNELPSPEKHSYIVADFSNPRDLQEKVIKFIDKNHGFHILINNTGGPRSGEILTATLEAFETAFTQHLKCNHVLAQATVPFMKSEGYGRIINIISSSVKQPIEGLGVSNTIRNAVGNWSKTLSIEVAAFGVTVNNVLPGFTDTERLHNIIKIKATHSETSAEEMAEIMKNYTPIKRFAKPEETAHAILFLASNCASYITGINLPVDGGLIKSL, encoded by the coding sequence ATGAACTTAGAATTACATAACAAAAATGCCTTAGTTTGCGGCAGTACCTCAGGCATAGGAAAAGCAACTGCTATAGCCTTGGCAAAGGAAGGAGCAAACATAACTTTAGTTGCCAGAAATGAAACCAAATTAAAAGCAGTACTTAATGAGCTACCATCTCCTGAAAAGCACAGTTATATTGTCGCCGATTTTTCAAATCCAAGAGATTTACAAGAAAAGGTTATCAAGTTTATAGATAAAAATCATGGTTTTCATATTTTAATTAATAACACGGGGGGACCGCGAAGTGGCGAAATTTTAACTGCTACTTTGGAAGCTTTTGAAACCGCATTCACGCAGCACTTAAAATGCAATCATGTACTGGCACAAGCTACAGTACCTTTTATGAAATCTGAAGGTTATGGACGTATTATTAATATTATTTCGTCTTCAGTAAAGCAACCCATTGAAGGGCTTGGTGTTAGCAATACCATTAGAAATGCGGTGGGTAATTGGTCTAAAACCTTATCTATTGAAGTGGCTGCTTTTGGAGTTACGGTAAATAATGTGTTACCCGGATTTACGGATACTGAAAGACTGCATAACATTATTAAAATAAAAGCGACTCATTCAGAAACTTCTGCTGAGGAAATGGCTGAAATCATGAAAAATTACACCCCTATAAAACGCTTTGCCAAACCAGAAGAAACAGCTCATGCAATTCTATTTTTAGCGAGTAATTGTGCTTCTTATATTACGGGTATTAATTTGCCTGTGGATGGTGGATTGATAAAATCTTTGTAA
- a CDS encoding 3-hydroxyanthranilate 3,4-dioxygenase yields MSKLVSPLNFKAWIEENRHLLKPPVGNKVVWKDGDFIVMVVGGPNNRKDYHYNETPEFFYQVEGDIVLKIIDKGTPKDVHIKEGDIYLLPPKVPHSPQRGANTVGLVIEYKRPEGMRDALLWFCENCTTKLYEEDFSLKNIEKDMSKIFDNYYKDTKKRSCPNCGQVMQPPQKVKIN; encoded by the coding sequence ATGAGCAAATTAGTTTCTCCTTTAAATTTTAAGGCTTGGATTGAAGAAAACAGGCATTTATTAAAACCTCCTGTAGGTAATAAAGTGGTTTGGAAAGACGGCGATTTTATTGTGATGGTTGTTGGTGGCCCCAATAACAGAAAGGACTATCATTACAACGAAACGCCTGAGTTTTTCTATCAAGTGGAAGGCGATATTGTTTTAAAAATTATTGATAAAGGCACGCCAAAAGATGTTCATATTAAGGAAGGTGATATTTATTTGTTACCGCCAAAAGTACCACATTCACCACAACGAGGTGCCAATACCGTTGGCTTGGTTATTGAATATAAACGCCCAGAAGGCATGCGAGATGCCCTGCTTTGGTTTTGCGAAAATTGCACTACTAAATTATATGAAGAAGATTTTAGCCTAAAAAATATTGAAAAAGATATGTCTAAAATTTTTGATAATTATTATAAAGACACCAAAAAACGTAGTTGCCCGAACTGTGGTCAAGTTATGCAACCGCCTCAAAAAGTTAAAATTAATTAA